In the genome of Bacteriovorax sp. Seq25_V, the window ATTGCAGGTCCGTTAAGTAGATAAAGAGTAAGTGCTGTGGCCTCGAACTTTTCATCTGTCATTTGAAAGGCCTTGAGGTACTTATAAAGCTTTTCGCGTTCTGAATTATTCTTAGTTGTAATAGTTTCTTTTTTTAGTTCACTAGCAATTGCCTTGCGACAACTTTCATCCATGATGTGAGCAACATTCTTAAATGTTTGGTCAGTACTATCTTGCGAAGAAACTGTTTTAATGAGAAGAGCTTTGATATTTTTAAAATTCTCCATTTTAGAACAGTAAATCTTTGAACTATCGTCATTCAATATAGAGATAAGGACTTGGTCGGCAATCTCACTTGAAATTACTTGTGCTAGGTGAAAGAGTTGTTGGTCTATCTCGACAAATCTTTTGCTGCTAGACCAGTACTCTTGTAATTTCGACTGGCAATTGCTTTTTGAATCGACACAGACCTGGAAGAACCCAAGGGCATATTTTGCAAAAATAAACTGAGCATAGTGATCTGTTTTGAGTGTTGCATTTGAGAGATAACCTAGAATCGAGTCAAAGGTTTGATTGCTAAATTCTTTTTTCTCTGTCGCTGTCTTAATAGAGAGGGCCAGCATCTCTAACGTCATTTTCTTCCAATCTTCATCTCTTTGAGTTGGCCTAATATCAAGATAATGGTCCAGATATTCTTGATATGATTTCTGCTTAAAAAGTACCTTAAGGTCGTCTTTTGTATAAGTCTCTCTTGCAATGGTATTTGCACATAAAGAGATGAGAAGAATTATAGCGATTCGGTGAAGCATCTTAGTTATTACAAAGCTTTTCAATTGTTTCAATAAGATCTTTTCGTTTAAAAGGCTTAGATACCATCATGACTCTTCCATTGTACTTGGAGAGATCAATCCCATAGGCATCATCACCTGTTGCAAGAATTGCTAGGACCTCAGGACGAGTAGTTAAGACTTGTTCGATAAGTTCCTGTCCATTTATTTCTGGCAT includes:
- a CDS encoding response regulator, which produces MAANIVLVDDDEKIATLSGTSLISKGYNVEIFFNPNDALSFISSNHDYTILITDNIMPEINGQELIEQVLTTRPEVLAILATGDDAYGIDLSKYNGRVMMVSKPFKRKDLIETIEKLCNN